From a region of the Dyella jiangningensis genome:
- a CDS encoding S1C family serine protease, translated as MKHAAGTLAFIARFVVLGLAAAFVISLLWPNVGNRLRQHFGVGQPAAEAPAVAAPATRISGPASYADAVSRAAPSVVNIYANKMVTEQAVQMYTDPVLQRLFGGRPAGPAYKKREQNLGSGVIVSSQGYVLTNNHVIANADDIQVLLYDGRVAKAKVVGADMETDLAVLKIDAGNLPVIHIADRQPVRTGDVVLAIGNPLGLNQTVTMGIVSAIGRQLSSGSPEDFIQTDAAINLGNSGGALVNTEGELVGINTLLIGKAANAEGISFAIPVASAKKVLDQIIDTGHVVRGWMGADYTFVPVAADSGLPAAARGALVTDIYPGGPAAQAGIQPHDILLRLGKEDIVGPADLRRHEAALKPGSKVEVSGLRNGTPFRTEVILAQRPPLTPTASLDG; from the coding sequence ATGAAACATGCCGCAGGCACGCTCGCCTTCATTGCCCGCTTCGTCGTACTCGGGCTGGCGGCAGCCTTCGTCATCAGCCTCCTGTGGCCCAATGTCGGGAATCGTCTGCGGCAACACTTCGGCGTCGGGCAACCCGCTGCGGAAGCTCCGGCGGTCGCCGCGCCCGCCACGCGCATCAGCGGCCCCGCCTCGTATGCCGACGCCGTTTCGCGCGCGGCGCCGTCGGTGGTGAACATCTATGCGAACAAGATGGTCACCGAGCAGGCCGTGCAGATGTATACCGATCCCGTGCTGCAACGGCTCTTCGGCGGCCGCCCTGCCGGCCCGGCCTACAAGAAGCGCGAGCAGAACCTGGGCTCGGGCGTGATCGTGAGCAGCCAGGGTTATGTGCTCACCAACAACCACGTGATCGCGAATGCCGACGACATCCAGGTGCTGCTGTACGACGGTCGCGTCGCCAAGGCCAAGGTGGTTGGCGCGGACATGGAAACCGACCTGGCGGTGTTGAAGATCGACGCGGGCAACTTGCCGGTCATCCATATCGCCGACCGCCAGCCCGTGCGCACCGGCGACGTGGTGCTGGCCATCGGCAATCCGCTCGGTCTCAACCAGACCGTGACCATGGGCATCGTCAGCGCCATCGGCCGGCAGCTGAGCAGTGGCAGCCCCGAGGATTTCATCCAGACCGATGCGGCGATCAACCTCGGCAACTCGGGCGGCGCGCTCGTCAACACCGAGGGCGAACTGGTCGGCATCAATACCCTGCTGATCGGCAAGGCCGCCAACGCCGAAGGCATCAGTTTCGCCATCCCGGTGGCCAGCGCGAAGAAGGTGCTGGACCAGATCATCGACACCGGCCATGTGGTGCGCGGCTGGATGGGCGCGGACTACACCTTCGTTCCCGTCGCGGCCGACAGCGGCCTGCCCGCCGCCGCGCGCGGCGCCCTGGTCACCGACATCTACCCGGGTGGCCCGGCTGCCCAGGCGGGCATCCAGCCGCATGACATCCTGCTGCGGCTGGGCAAGGAGGACATCGTCGGGCCGGCCGACCTGCGCCGGCACGAGGCCGCCCTCAAGCCGGGAAGCAAGGTGGAAGTGTCGGGATTGCGCAACGGCACGCCGTTCCGCACCGAGGTGATCCTGGCCCAGCGCCCGCCGCTGACGCCGACCGCCTCACTGGATGGCTGA
- the petA gene encoding ubiquinol-cytochrome c reductase iron-sulfur subunit: MANEVVDHGRRRFLTATTAVVGGVGVVAAAVPFIKSWEPSARAKSAGAPVTVDISKIEEGQKVTYPWRGLPVFVVNRTKAQLDALPSQDGRLVDAKSDQGSAEQQPKYAQNEARSIKPEWLVLVGLCTHLGCVPDFVPVMKPEPFDPDWKGGFYCPCHKSRYDMSGRVYAGVPAPKNLLVPPYHFVDDTHIQIGVDPKEAG; this comes from the coding sequence ATGGCGAACGAAGTCGTCGATCACGGCCGCCGCCGCTTCCTCACAGCGACCACGGCAGTGGTCGGAGGTGTAGGAGTCGTCGCGGCAGCTGTGCCCTTCATCAAGTCGTGGGAGCCCAGTGCTCGGGCGAAGTCCGCGGGTGCGCCGGTCACGGTCGACATCAGCAAGATCGAGGAGGGCCAGAAGGTCACCTATCCTTGGCGTGGTCTCCCGGTCTTCGTGGTCAATCGCACCAAGGCCCAGCTCGACGCGCTGCCCAGCCAGGACGGTCGTCTGGTCGACGCCAAGTCCGACCAGGGCTCGGCCGAGCAGCAGCCCAAGTACGCGCAGAACGAAGCACGCTCCATCAAGCCCGAGTGGCTGGTGCTGGTCGGCCTGTGCACCCACCTGGGTTGCGTGCCCGACTTCGTCCCCGTGATGAAGCCCGAGCCGTTCGATCCGGACTGGAAGGGCGGCTTCTACTGCCCCTGCCACAAGTCGCGTTACGACATGTCCGGCCGTGTCTACGCCGGCGTGCCGGCACCCAAGAACCTCTTGGTGCCCCCGTACCATTTCGTTGACGACACGCACATCCAGATTGGCGTGGATCCGAAGGAGGCCGGCTAA